A region from the Triticum aestivum cultivar Chinese Spring chromosome 3D, IWGSC CS RefSeq v2.1, whole genome shotgun sequence genome encodes:
- the LOC123077297 gene encoding dihydrolipoyllysine-residue acetyltransferase component of acetoin cleaving system has translation MGFGVVSLLNAVFRRAFTSAGLRPSSVAVDADTTLHFWAHPSLLSSPDAESKQQRGRRPVVVLIHGFGPDPTWQWAAQAGPLSKHFDLIVPTLLFFGASTTRAPGRSDAFQAAAIAQLLASDSLVGGEGRVVHVVGTSYGGLVAYHLARALQQGGGAWTVGKVAVCSSDLAKGPEDDRALAAKGGVADVTELMVPADTKALRRLMDICAHGPPKYLPECLARDLLRKCFAVQREGKIELIKGIASGHGFQITPLPQEVLIVWGEFDQIFPVAKAHKVKEKLGEKATVRIIPNTGHLPQQEDSKLFNQILLDFLLPPPSSSNGNAAK, from the exons CGGGCCTTCACCTCGGCCGGCCTCCGGCCAAGCTCCGTCGCCGTCGACGCCGACACCACGCTCCACTTCTGGGCGCacccctccctcctctcctcccccgacGCCGAATCCAAGCAGCAGCGggggcggcggccggtggtggtGCTGATCCACGGCTTCGGCCCGGACCCGACGTGGCAGTGGGCGGCGCAGGCGGGCCCGCTGTCCAAGCACTTCGACCTCATCGTGCCCACGCTGCTCTTCTTCGGCGCGTCCACCACGCGGGCCCCGGGCCGCTCCGACGCGTTCCAGGCGGCCGCCATCGCCCAGCTCCTCGCCAGCGACAGCCTCGTCGGCGGGGAGGGGCGCGTCGTGCACGTGGTGGGCACCAGCTACGGCGGGCTGGTGGCGTACCACCTGGCGCGGGCGCTGCAGCAGGGAGGAGGGGCGTGGACGGTGGGGAAGGTGGCGGTGTGCAGCTCGGACCTGGCCAAGGGGCCCGAGGACGACCGGGCGCTGGCGGCCAAGGGCGGCGTGGCGGACGTGACGGAGCTGATGGTGCCGGCGGACACCAAGGCGCTGCGGCGGCTGATGGACATCTGCGCCCACGGCCCGCCCAAGTACCTCCCCGAGTGCCTCGCCCGCGACCTCCTCCGG AAGTGCTTCGCCGTCCAGAGAGAGGGGAAGATCGAGCTGATCAAGGGGATCGCCTCCGGGCACGGCTTCCAGATCACCCCTCTCCCTCAGGAGGTGCTGATCGTGTGGGGCGAGTTCGACCAGATCTTCCCGGTGGCCAAGGCGCACAAGGTGAAGGAGAAGCTCGGGGAGAAGGCGACGGTGAGGATCATCCCCAACACGGGCCACCTGCCGCAGCAGGAGGACTCCAAGCTCTTCAACCAGATCCTCCTCGACTTCCTCCTccctccgccttcctcctccaatGGCAACGCCGCCAAATAG